Part of the Vicugna pacos chromosome 3, VicPac4, whole genome shotgun sequence genome is shown below.
ATCTCATCTAACACAATATTTTCTCCATGAGGCCCATCACAGCCTTTTTGTGCTTAGAAaacactagacagcacttcagcacttACTTGGGCCATTTTAAATGtcaaaatcaccaacaaaaaggacaaaaatgtgaaaagcaaagCATGGCACTAAATAGATCATGAAAAGGACACTTATTTACAGAATGAGAGCTGGAACAAGAAGGCATAGCATTGTGTTGTCCCACCTCTGCCAGGAATGTGCACTCTGGGCAACTCAGGTTTTTCACTGGTCTGTGCACCTGCATGTCTGTGAATGACTGTGAAAGCTTGAGTACTGATTTTGGGGTTACAAGTAAGTTTTAGCAAATAAGTGAATTCGCAAATACAGAATCCACAAATAATGAGGACTGACTGTACTTACTTTCTTACCTCTAACACTAGTTATAAGCCATAAAgctggtttaaattttttaagagctttttcctctaaaatttaTAATACAGACATTATTGATTTCCTTTTGCTAGTTAACATTGCTTTGTGTGATTtataatcaaaaaagaaataaagtgcaGGACCACAGAATTAACTTTAGTGAATGATACTGCAATTCACATAAAAAGGGTCTCCAGATTTCAGGCATTTAAGCAATCTGAATATATCTGACAGTTAtctaataatcttttaaaaattaatttctcattgAGAATAGTTAAGCTAAACTACTTTTCATATACTGCATATACTGCACTATTGGAAATTAtggaacaaaaatatttcagCCTCTGTTCATATTTCATCATATGAGAAATCCTTGTGAAAATCAACCACAAAACTAAAATAATCCCTTAAGGCTAGTGGTGCTCACTTAACCTAACTATTCTGCACTGTTTTTCAGTTTGGACAACAGCCAAGTTAGCCAAAAACATTTGCCAAAAGAACCCCACTAATCTTCCATTCAGCTTAAAACTTGTACCGAACccttcatttgtgtcattagacatataataaaatattactctTAGCTCCAGGAGTTCACAATCCACTGAAAGAAAAAGTACAGTATCAGGTCTCTTTCAGTTACAAATAATAGAAAGAGTACTTCCCAGAGTGCCTTCAACAAAAAAAGGATTTTATGGGTTGGTCTGGTTTCAGGAGTAGCTTGATTCTAAAACGTACTTATATTAGCTTCAGTCTCTTCAGCATCACATCCTGTGTGCTAAATCTGTGCTCACTCTAGCTCTTCAGATGGATAACTGCAGAGATCCCAAGCCCCAGATCTCATATTTCGGGTATCTACAGAAAAAGCTTCACACTACCCATTGGTTCTGATTGGCTGATCCCTGATCCATTTGTAAGTGGAAGGGATAGGATGTGCTGGATGCCTCGGCCTAAATCAGGTGCTCCACCCTCTTTGTTCAGGGATAGAGTCAGCCACATGCTGCGAGCAGTTCCTGAGGCAAAATCACAGCATTTTTGCTTGTAAGAAAGGGGAGTGGGTGGTTGACAGCCAACCCAACAAATGTCCACTACAATTCAGCAACAGAGTAAGTAAGTGCTTTATTAGCATCATGGAAAATCCTAGACAAGGATGTACAAATGTTCCAGACTGCTAGGTCTTGTTATTTTTCAGctcatatatttctttaaaatttgatgAAACTTTcctaataaaaatacatacacacgtGATAATTTACACAGGCTTCCATGGTCCCCtggttttaaaagaaacaaacaaacaaataaataaataaataaaattaaaaacctgaTGCATGCTCTACTAaagttttttattataaaagcaaaAAGTGCCAAATTTGGTACTTCTGCAATTTAGCTCGttcttgttttgcttttgcttttaagatcctctcttgactttttgaaactttctcagAAAATTTCAACATGGTAATCTTAAAACGTCACAGACTATCTATTATGTTTTTGTTGACACTGCTAATAATAACATAAATGAGCCTAACTCTCTGAAGCAAGAAAACAGGGCCAGAAAGACCTTTATAAAGGAAACCTATCTTTTGATGATTTGGGTCCTTATTTCAAAATAAGGTGAGTTACTGGAGGAAGGACCTCTCTAACAGCTTATCTTTTCCTGTCATGTTAAAGATCATGTTAAAGAGCATATTTTAGACAAGCATCAGTAATGTTGAATCTATTTTACACTCATACAAGAGAATCTATAGTAGTCCCCGCTTATAGAGTCAAGGCCTGAGAAGCCTTTAAAATCTGCCGATGATCCACAGCATTCTCGGCAGACTTCTCCACGAGATGATTAGGATGCACACAATTGTCACTAAAATTTGCGTGCTTCTAAGGTGGAGAGTTTGTCTGGGAAACCTATTGCTGACACTCGTaatgagaaaacagacaaaaacattaAGGAGTTGGTACAGTCATCACCCAAAGTAAAGAgacttttccctttttaaagatgGGGCGATCACTAACTCCATCCCAATGGGTGTATTCCTGTGGACTAATTAGAGAAAACAGGCTGGCAAAGCTCAGTGGCTCCCAGTCAAAACAGACTTTAAGCCATTCTGGTGATGTCAGCCAGGCCAGGAGGATGCTCCCGACCTAGGAAGGACAGAGCCCTAGCACTACAGATCACTGAAAAATAATCTTCCCAGATATCAATAAGATGAAGCCAGGAATAAAAGATGTAAGCATCTAAATGTATTCTGTGCACACAATATAAGCATCAAAATTTATTAGATAGATTTGTCAAGAAAAATCAAAACGCAACAACCGAAAAATGCTGAAAGCCCACTTACCATGAACTACTAGCTATTTATAAGGTTCTATGGCAGTGTTTGGCTTTGGGAATAAAACAGTGTAATTAACCTGGTAGAAAATAGTCCTTTAAAAGTAAGTATAATCTGCTGCTTGTGGTTTTTGTCAGGCTGAATGCCATTCTTTGGGTTCAATGGCTTTTTTCTTCCTGTAGGATCCATGCCCTCTTTGTGATGAAGCCAAGGAAGTACTGGAGCCTTATAAAAACAGGGTAATATACTACAGTGTGGCTTTATGTATATGGAATGGATGGTGTGTGTGCTATAAAGTATCTGCCCAGATCTTTTCTTTAGGAAAAGAGATTaaatgatttttcatttaaattttctttctattctACAGAGAGAGATTTTAGTGCTAATCTCCATAAAACTCATTACACCTAAGTGTTTTTTCTCAGAGCAGTACTGGTTTTCTTACTCTGACTCTTAGAATGAGTCAAAGTTAACCAGCAGGTGCAATATCCGTGCTTTCTTTAAACTTTTGTCCCTGTTccttttatctcattttatcatTTCCATGGAAGTGTTTTCCTGTAGCAAACCATGACACCTTTCCCATTCTTCCAGCCGAAACATGTCTGTATTGATTCTTAGGCACCTTCCCAGATGGGACGTAGTTTATTTCATTGAAAACTAAGTAGTGCCAGGAAGCTGAATGTGACAAGTGCCACAGAAAAGCAGCAAAATCAGGAATTAGGGAATATAATGAAATCAGGGTCATTAGATGACTTTGGacctcaaataaacaaacaacagtaAAAATCTCTCAGCATTAGAACCAGTCTGGGGGTTGCTTTTTCACTATAGCCATCGCACTGTTCTGTGTTCTCTGAAATATAGAGCTTTAATCTGTCTCTGTTTCAGTTTATTTTACAGGAGGTGGACATCACACTTCCAGAGAACTCTGCTTGGTATGAAAAGTATAAATTTGATATCCCCGTCTTTCATTTGAATGGCGAGTTTCTGATGATGCATCGAGTAAACATCTCAAAACTTGAAAAACAGCTCCAGAAACTTGAGCAGCAAGTTGGGGGAGGCTGATAAACGCCCTCATGACTTTCTACCCTCTCTGTCCAGAACGCGTTTTCCTAAGGAAATGACCGTGGTCTCATACTCCTTTTGTCACTTTCATACAGCTCTATGGAGGTTCTGAACACAACATTACCAAATAAATGGTGGCATTCCTTTTCTTATTAATGGAAGTACCAATAACAAAACAGTGAGAACTGTTTACCTGTtggcattttataaaataagaggAGTGTATTGGCAGGGAGGGGATGATGGAGGGCAGGAGAAATccacttgttttatttatttttctcttttgtactaATATGGAAGCATTTCACATTCACTGGACAGAGCCATTTGTACGAAGAAGGCTCTGTGTCCCTGCTGCTGCCCTAAGGGCTtaactttttaatgaaagaataaatgttcTTCCACTTGGTAGATAAAGTGAAATGTGAACTGTAAATAGCAGCACACAGTCAATAAAGGGATGTTTTAACAAATATATCTGTATGAAGTCTATTTCAGGGGAATTTAATAATACCTGTTTAAAATTagagctctctttttttttggggggggtggtagAAGAGAATAATTATCCTAACTGAAGGAGCTttatctgagaaaaacaaaagacttAAACCCCCAAATGTATCTAAGAATCTCAGTATGTTTCACACGTAGTCACTGAATTGATTTGTAATATCTGAGTACTATCTTTGATAGTTCTTCAGTTATCATCAGTAGAATTAATTCAGCTTATTTTAAGACAGTAGTTTTATAAGGTTTTAATATCTTGGGGAAATTCATGTCTTACCAGAACTGAACAGATGTGTCATctaaagacaaaatattcttCACCATTTTAtgtaaagtattaaaaatatagtTGCATACTCTTATTTATATCTAGTCAGGTTTAGCCAATAGAGATATggattcatttaaaaacaaaactgcctTTTTCTCCTAATATCACATCACTGCAATTTCATCCATAATGAAATGCTTTTGTTAACTATTTCAATGAATTTGGATATTATGAGTCACTTGCctagattttaattttatcagtATGAATTAGTCTTAGAAATTATAGGATTTTAGATCTGCCAAACTTAGACATTGTCTAGTCCCACCTCCCTCATTTTATACATGCAGAGGAATGTGACATTCAGAAACTtagcctaaggtcacacagtcagcCAGCTGTCAGACCAGGTCTTGCTATCCACCGCAAATTTTTAATACTACCTGGGCTCACTGTGGGGGCCTTATATTATTTCACATAAAGCACAAAAAGCATCTTTAACCAACACAAATAAAGAATGAACTTTAAAAGCCTTCCACAgtgacaatagaaaaaaaatcttacaattgAATAGTTGTGTTTCTAATTTATAAATTTCTGGAACACATCTTATTTgattttataaatattcattgagtccTGTGGTAGACAAAATTCTAGGATGATCCCCATGAACCATCACCCTTGAATTCTGCCCACTTTGAGGACAGAATGAAATATCCCTGCTGTAATTATGTTACATTACCTGGCAAAAGGATAATTATCCAGGGTGGGCCTGATCTAAATGGGTGAACCCTTTAAAAGCAAAGAGTTCTCTCTGGCTGCCTATGGAGGAGGAAATCAAAGAGATGTGCTCCAGCTAGCCTGGAAGGAAGCAAACATCAATGCTGTGAACTGCCCAGTGGGGCCACAAGGCAAGAAACTGTGGGCAACCTCTAGGAGCTGACAGTAGTTCTTGGCCAGCAGCTAACAGGAAAATGGGGTCATCAGTCCTATAGCTTCAAGGAGATAAACAATTGGTGTCAACAACTGGTGAGCCTAGAAGATCCTGAGCCCCAGATGAGAACCACAGGCCTGGTTAACACCCTGAGTTCTGCTCAGTGAGACTGATCAGAGAATCCAGCCACACCATGCCCAGACCTCTAATTGCAAAcgctgtgaaataataaatgtgtgttgcttCAAATTgctaagtttgtggtgatttgttacacatcaattgaaagctAACAGAAGTTCCTCCAAAACTGAAGCACAATGGTAGGTGGTGGGAGTACAAAAATGAATAAGGCAGTCCTTGTCTGAGAGACACTCACTGTctcagggagcagggagaggcaaGTTCACAAAGCATTATGACACAGTGCTATGAGAGCTGAAGCTGAGACATGTGAAAAATGGTACAGCAGCCAGATGGTGAAATTGGCAGGAAGGCCTCACAGAATATTAGACTTAAACTaggtgaaaaataaaagtgtaGAAGGGTATGGCATATTTAGAAATAGCGAGTGGTTTTGTGTGGAGTAAAGGGGAGGGGAGTGAAGGACATGAGACTGACAAGACACTGGGGTCCACATTGTGAAGGACCTCAGGAAATGTGACTTTTTTCCCTACAACAGTGTCCTCCCCTGCTTCCTACCCTGATCCAGAGTCAGCCCTTCTGGCTCCTGAGTGCTCAGAGCTATCTGGCCTCTACTCCAGCCTTTCCAgtcctcaagcatgctaagctcAAAAGTCCCCCTAGTAGCCCTGCAGGACATTCACGTCTTCATACAACATAGACAAGATCACCCACTCGTGTGTCTGGGCACCCTGTGTTCCTTCCTCCCTGCTCCAGGCCACTATAAAGCTGAATGGCCCGTGTCCCAGGATTGCTGATCCTTCTCCTGGGCCACCAGTGGGAAAGGTTCCGAGTTTCAGGGCCTGCTGAGCTCAGATGGAGAGAAGCCACTGGTTCCCTTCAGAAACCAGGGCTGTCCAGACACCCTGGGGCTTTGCTCTTTTGGAGCCCATCTTACCTGAGTATAGCCACGTGGTCATAAGTGTATAGGATGTATAGGGACTTCATCCAGACAACACATTTCTGATGTTACAATTTCAAACAAGCAAACGAAAATCTACCATATACTACAGGGTGTTAAAACTAAAGTGTTGGCTGAGGCACCAAGACACATGAGGTACTATATTCCAGAGGAAATACCAGATCACATAAAGATTGCTGAAGACTTGGAGAGAGGGTATTTGGAGGATTTTATTAAAGAAAGGTGTGCTCTCACTTCCTGCCAAAGTAAAAGGTGGGGGTCACGTAATGTCAAGAGAAAGAGACATAAGCGGGACTCATCAGAAAGCCTAATGTATGTGGTCATGTGATTAAAGACTCCTGGAGCCCTCAGTAATCCCTCTGGTCCCAGCAGCTGGCAGGTCAAAAGGCAGCTATCTAGAAACACATTAT
Proteins encoded:
- the C3H5orf63 gene encoding glutaredoxin-like protein C5orf63 homolog isoform X1 codes for the protein MLWFQGNSMQLARYSFRLLLRNLSASKTALPVLTLFTKDPCPLCDEAKEVLEPYKNRFILQEVDITLPENSAWYEKYKFDIPVFHLNGEFLMMHRVNISKLEKQLQKLEQQVGGG
- the C3H5orf63 gene encoding glutaredoxin-like protein C5orf63 homolog isoform X2 produces the protein MLWFQGNSMQLARYSFRLLLRNLSASKTALPVLTLFTKDPCPLCDEAKEVLEPYKNREVDITLPENSAWYEKYKFDIPVFHLNGEFLMMHRVNISKLEKQLQKLEQQVGGG